One window from the genome of Methylomarinovum caldicuralii encodes:
- a CDS encoding ISAs1 family transposase gives MLEKPLALSEVFVSIPDPRQSSKVTYDLVEVLVVVVCAVICGADTLVEIELWGKEKLDWLRRYVPLPHGIPSHDTLGRILAMIDPEAFGSAFQRWAVSVVPALEGQVIAIDGKTSRRSRSKGQDPLHLVSAFAAQYRLVVGQEAVADKSNEKTAIPALLETLALKGCVVTLDAMGTDPKIAKAIRDRGADYVLAVKDNQKGLSESIRDFFQAFQDAPDKTPHQQCETVDRAHGRLEVRRCYVFDQLDGLDRPQRWPDLACFAVVESERTVAGKTTRERRFYITSLPADAERLASAVRQHWAVENPLHWCMDVVFNDDQMRLRTRHAAHNLALLKQMVLNLFRLDHTKRRGGIKARRLLAASSDHYRAQLLGWT, from the coding sequence ATGTTGGAAAAGCCCCTGGCGCTGAGCGAGGTGTTCGTATCGATTCCGGACCCGCGACAATCATCGAAGGTGACCTACGATCTGGTGGAAGTGCTGGTGGTTGTGGTGTGTGCGGTGATCTGCGGTGCCGATACGTTGGTGGAGATTGAACTTTGGGGCAAAGAGAAGCTGGATTGGCTGCGTCGATATGTGCCTTTGCCGCATGGGATTCCGTCCCACGACACCCTAGGGAGGATTTTGGCGATGATCGATCCGGAAGCGTTCGGATCGGCCTTCCAGCGCTGGGCGGTGAGCGTGGTTCCGGCATTGGAAGGTCAGGTGATCGCCATCGACGGCAAGACCAGTCGGCGCAGCCGGTCCAAGGGGCAGGATCCCCTGCATCTGGTCAGTGCCTTTGCGGCTCAGTACCGGTTGGTGGTCGGTCAAGAGGCGGTGGCCGACAAATCCAACGAGAAGACGGCCATTCCCGCCCTGCTGGAGACCCTGGCCTTGAAAGGATGCGTGGTGACCCTCGATGCCATGGGGACCGATCCCAAGATTGCCAAGGCCATCCGTGACCGGGGGGCCGACTATGTACTGGCGGTCAAGGACAACCAGAAAGGTCTGTCCGAATCGATCCGGGATTTCTTCCAGGCCTTTCAGGACGCGCCGGACAAAACCCCGCATCAGCAATGCGAGACGGTCGACAGGGCGCATGGTCGCCTGGAAGTGCGACGCTGCTATGTGTTCGACCAGCTCGACGGCCTGGACCGGCCCCAGCGCTGGCCGGATCTGGCCTGCTTTGCCGTGGTCGAGTCCGAACGCACCGTCGCCGGCAAAACCACCCGGGAACGGCGTTTCTACATCACCAGCCTGCCGGCCGATGCCGAACGGCTGGCCTCGGCGGTGCGCCAGCATTGGGCGGTGGAGAACCCGCTTCACTGGTGTATGGATGTCGTATTCAACGATGATCAGATGCGCCTTCGAACCCGACATGCGGCTCATAACCTGGCGCTGCTCAAACAGATGGTGCTCAATCTCTTTCGCCTCGACCACACCAAACGCCGCGGGGGTATCAAGGCAAGACGGCTCCTGGCCGCCTCCAGTGACCACTATCGGGCTCAGTTGCTTGGATGGACGTAG
- a CDS encoding TonB-dependent receptor plug domain-containing protein: MLPNVIVLIAALVSAAVQADETIRLEEMVVHAEEALPLYGSGANLGTALEGTPGIANQSFGPNVGRPVIRGQGGNRVRLLQDGLGAGDLSALSPDHAVAIDPLLAGRVGLLRGPAALAYGSGLLGGAVNVDDGRIPQTLPEKPLSGGARYGYTSPDDAHGGAVRLDAGAGSLGVHLDGSRRHSGDLRTGRGVLDHTGSDRRSGGAGLSWIGESGFLGGSVSRLENHYGVPSFEAVPLDIDLTRTRHQLRAAWYGPAAGVEALDLAFAHNDYRHVEIESGQRGSRWTRRSYEGRVVLRHLPVAGMAGQVGFHSRHGKVAAIGEEAIVPRTKTAS; the protein is encoded by the coding sequence ATGTTGCCCAACGTCATCGTTTTGATCGCCGCCTTGGTTTCGGCCGCCGTCCAGGCCGATGAGACCATCCGCCTGGAAGAGATGGTCGTCCACGCTGAGGAAGCGCTGCCGCTATACGGCAGCGGTGCCAACCTGGGGACCGCTTTGGAGGGGACGCCGGGCATCGCCAATCAGTCCTTCGGGCCCAACGTGGGACGGCCGGTCATCCGCGGCCAGGGAGGCAACCGGGTGCGGCTGCTGCAGGACGGCCTGGGCGCCGGGGATCTGTCCGCCCTCAGCCCCGACCACGCCGTCGCCATCGATCCCCTCTTGGCGGGCCGCGTCGGGCTGCTGCGCGGTCCCGCCGCCCTGGCCTACGGCAGCGGGCTGCTGGGAGGCGCCGTCAACGTGGACGACGGCAGGATTCCGCAAACCCTGCCGGAAAAGCCCCTGAGCGGTGGCGCCCGCTACGGTTACACCTCCCCCGACGATGCCCACGGTGGGGCGGTGCGCCTCGATGCCGGCGCCGGCTCCTTGGGAGTGCATCTGGACGGTTCCCGGCGCCACAGCGGTGACCTGCGCACCGGACGCGGCGTGCTGGACCATACCGGCAGCGACCGCCGCAGCGGCGGCGCCGGCCTGTCCTGGATCGGGGAGAGCGGTTTTCTGGGAGGCTCGGTCAGCCGCCTGGAGAACCACTACGGAGTGCCCAGCTTCGAGGCCGTCCCCCTCGACATCGACCTGACCCGCACCCGGCATCAGCTGCGCGCCGCCTGGTATGGCCCTGCCGCCGGGGTGGAGGCCCTGGATCTGGCCTTTGCCCACAACGACTACCGCCACGTGGAAATCGAATCCGGCCAGCGCGGCAGCCGCTGGACCCGGCGCAGCTACGAAGGCCGGGTGGTGCTGCGCCATCTGCCGGTGGCCGGGATGGCCGGTCAGGTGGGGTTCCACAGCCGCCACGGCAAGGTGGCCGCCATCGGGGAGGAGGCCATCGTGCCCCGCACCAAGACCGCCAGCTAA
- a CDS encoding TonB-dependent receptor produces MERWEKGPFAAGGALRLEWQRLQAQGRAPRRDFLPSGALEAVWRPDDNQSLSLAYTATARAPSPEERYAFGVHAATQRFEIGAPGLKPERSHQLELGYRFRSARLEADLTLFHHWVRDYVFFRATGGSDPESGLPVFAAAQEDAVFRGLEASVRLNLLALDQGDLDLTLFGDRVRGRLSQGGDVPRMPPLRYGMELGLYRADGSLALRLTRAEAQDHPGRLEVPTPAYLRLDVGGEYRLALGEGRGLTLFARGTNLLDQTIRSATSPLRTIAPEAGRGAEAGFRLEF; encoded by the coding sequence GTGGAGCGCTGGGAGAAGGGGCCGTTTGCCGCCGGCGGCGCGCTGCGGCTGGAATGGCAGCGGCTCCAGGCCCAGGGCCGTGCCCCCCGGCGGGATTTCCTCCCCAGTGGCGCCCTGGAGGCGGTTTGGCGGCCTGATGACAACCAAAGCCTCTCCCTGGCCTACACCGCCACCGCCCGCGCCCCCTCGCCCGAGGAGCGCTATGCCTTCGGCGTCCATGCCGCCACCCAGCGTTTCGAGATCGGTGCGCCCGGTCTGAAGCCGGAGCGTTCCCACCAACTGGAACTGGGTTACCGTTTCCGCAGCGCCCGGCTCGAGGCGGACCTCACCCTGTTCCACCACTGGGTACGGGATTACGTTTTCTTCCGCGCCACCGGCGGTTCCGATCCGGAGTCGGGGTTGCCGGTCTTCGCCGCCGCCCAGGAGGATGCGGTGTTCCGGGGGCTCGAGGCCAGCGTCCGGCTCAACCTGCTGGCCCTTGACCAGGGCGATCTGGATCTGACCCTGTTCGGCGACCGGGTCCGGGGACGGCTGTCCCAAGGTGGGGACGTGCCCCGGATGCCGCCGCTGCGCTACGGTATGGAACTGGGCCTCTACCGCGCTGACGGCAGCCTCGCCCTGCGCCTGACCCGGGCCGAGGCCCAGGACCACCCGGGCCGTCTCGAAGTGCCCACTCCCGCTTATCTGAGACTGGACGTGGGCGGCGAGTACCGTCTGGCGCTGGGGGAGGGCCGCGGTCTGACCCTGTTCGCCCGGGGCACCAACCTGCTGGACCAGACCATCCGCAGCGCCACCTCCCCCCTGCGCACCATCGCCCCGGAAGCGGGCCGCGGGGCGGAGGCGGGATTCCGCCTGGAATTTTAG